The proteins below are encoded in one region of Effusibacillus dendaii:
- the rarD gene encoding EamA family transporter RarD, with translation MNAGYIYAILTYAIWGVLPMYWKLFSEVSAWEILSHRIIWSVVFVLLLAAVLNKRNAIKAAIPDWKSKGLVMISSILISANWVTYIWAVNNGHMVEASLGYYMNPLVSVLLGVFFLRERLRKLQWGAIGLATMGVLILTFSYGHFPWIALSLAFSFGFYGLAKKKVRADTIAGLTLETIVVFPLALIYLIGFEHGGTGWHVLSGWQMIVLLLSGVATALPLLWFAEATKRLPLSVLGFIQYLSPTITLLLGLFVYHEDFTKTDILSFGLIWIALVVYMFQMTRKQATHRIEATGV, from the coding sequence GTGAATGCAGGTTATATATATGCCATTTTAACGTATGCGATTTGGGGGGTGCTGCCCATGTACTGGAAACTGTTTTCAGAAGTCAGCGCATGGGAAATTTTATCCCATCGCATTATCTGGTCGGTGGTTTTTGTTCTGTTGCTTGCGGCTGTTTTAAATAAACGGAATGCAATTAAAGCAGCAATTCCGGATTGGAAAAGCAAGGGACTCGTTATGATAAGTTCGATTCTTATTAGCGCAAACTGGGTCACTTACATTTGGGCAGTTAACAACGGACATATGGTGGAAGCCAGTCTTGGATATTACATGAATCCGCTTGTTAGTGTTTTGCTTGGTGTATTTTTTCTGCGGGAACGGTTACGGAAACTGCAGTGGGGTGCGATCGGTCTGGCGACAATGGGTGTATTGATCCTGACGTTCAGCTACGGACACTTTCCGTGGATCGCGCTTTCGTTAGCTTTTTCGTTCGGTTTCTATGGATTAGCCAAGAAGAAGGTTCGGGCCGATACAATAGCTGGTTTAACCCTTGAAACCATTGTGGTATTTCCGCTTGCTTTGATTTATTTGATTGGATTCGAACATGGAGGAACCGGGTGGCATGTATTGTCCGGCTGGCAAATGATTGTGCTTCTCTTGTCTGGGGTTGCGACAGCCTTGCCTCTCTTGTGGTTTGCAGAAGCTACGAAACGATTACCATTGTCTGTGCTAGGATTTATTCAGTATTTATCACCAACTATTACTCTTCTATTAGGTTTGTTTGTGTACCATGAAGACTTTACGAAAACCGATATCCTCAGTTTTGGACTTATTTGGATTGCATTGGTAGTATATATGTTCCAAATGACACGAAAACAAGCAACGCATCGTATAGAAGCAACGGGTGTTTAA
- a CDS encoding TetR/AcrR family transcriptional regulator: MPKVGMKEVRQQQVIEATMRCIVKKGLSQMSMKDIAVEAGVSTGIIYHYFKNKEDLLLQVLKESFRKSHERVMDTVEPLRQSREKLLKHLENINAVPKENPDFYIVLLNYLGQAPHNPEIHKIVTKFLSNLTSYANRYLSTDLTGGTFADVRLWHLPTILLALGMGLGIMWTLDRNSFSIEEMDVSLKDLISRYID; encoded by the coding sequence ATGCCAAAGGTTGGTATGAAGGAAGTGCGTCAGCAACAAGTGATCGAGGCAACTATGCGTTGCATTGTGAAAAAAGGCCTCTCCCAGATGTCAATGAAGGATATTGCTGTGGAAGCAGGGGTCAGTACGGGTATCATATACCACTATTTTAAAAATAAAGAGGATTTGTTGCTGCAGGTGCTTAAAGAATCCTTTCGCAAATCGCACGAACGAGTGATGGATACGGTGGAGCCATTGCGGCAATCCAGGGAAAAGCTGTTGAAACACCTGGAGAACATTAACGCTGTTCCGAAAGAGAACCCCGATTTTTACATTGTGTTACTCAACTACTTAGGCCAGGCTCCTCATAACCCTGAGATTCATAAGATCGTCACCAAGTTTCTCAGTAACCTTACATCCTATGCCAACCGGTATTTATCAACTGATTTAACCGGCGGCACCTTTGCCGATGTCCGACTCTGGCATCTTCCTACGATCCTTTTGGCGCTCGGAATGGGACTCGGCATCATGTGGACGCTCGATCGCAACTCATTTTCAATTGAGGAGATGGACGTAAGTCTAAAGGACCTCATTAGCAGATACATTGACTGA